One stretch of Hemibagrus wyckioides isolate EC202008001 linkage group LG01, SWU_Hwy_1.0, whole genome shotgun sequence DNA includes these proteins:
- the hace1 gene encoding E3 ubiquitin-protein ligase HACE1 isoform X3 translates to MGGRNCFMTWCSMYPMWMWRMPWVRQPYMWPARMDTRLHGQRDTAQILLLRGAKYLPDKNGVTPLDLCVQGGYGETCEILIQHHGRLFQTLIQMTQNEDIKENMLRQVLEHVSQQNDSNYQRILTSLAEVATTNGHKLLSLSSSYEAQMKSLLRIVRIFCHVFRLGPSSPNTGIDMGYNGNKTPRSQVFKPLELLWHSLDEWLVLISTELDRKCGDTASSTPGSDIASLLLKQREASPSDAADAPDILPSTLDPEEVMTPKAYVDGQDVISMTANRLSAVIQAFYMCCSCQMPHGMTSPRFIEFVCKHDEVLKCFVTRNPKIIFNHFHFLLECPELMSRFMHIIKGQPFKDRCEWFYEHLLAGQPDSDMVHRPVNENDILLIHRESIFRSSCEVVSKFTNEKLKQGIAVRFHGEEGMGQGVVREWFDILSNEIINPDYALFTQSADGTTFQPNSNSSVNPDHLNYFRFAGQILGLALYHRQLVNIYFTRSFYKHILGIPVNYQDVSSIDPEYAKNLQWILDNDISDLGLELTFSVETDVFGAMEEVPLKPGGSSIQVTQDNKAEYVQLVTELRMTRAIQPQINAFLQGFHTFIPASLIQLFDEYELELLLSGMPEIDVMDWKRNTEYTSGYDLEEPVIQWFWEVVEGLTQEERVLLLQFVTGSSRVPHGGFAFLMGGSGLQKFTIAAVPYTSNLLPTSSTCINMLKLPEYPSKDVLRDRLLVALHCGSYGYTMA, encoded by the exons CCATGGCCAGCGGGATACAGCACAAATTCTGCTCCTCAGGGGTGCTAAGTACTTGCCGGACAAGAATGGAGTCACCCCACTTGACCTTTGTGTGCAG GGTGGTTATGGTGAAACATGTGAGATTCTTATACAGCATCATGGAAGGCTGTTTCAGACACTAATTCAGATGACACAGAATGAGGACATAAAGGAGAACATG CTCAGGCAGGTTCTTGAGCATGTATCTCAGCAGAATGACTCCAATTATCAGAGAATTCTTACCAGCCTGGCTGAGGTAGCCACTACCAATGGTCACAAGCTGCTCAG TTTGTCTAGTAGCTATGAGGCCCAGATGAAGAGTCTACTCAGAATAGTACGTATCTTCTGCCACGTTTTCCGCCTGGGTCCATCGTCACCGAACACCGGCATTGACATGGGATACAATGGGAACAAAACCCCACGCAGTCAGGTCTTCAAG CCTCTAGAGCTGCTGTGGCATTCTCTGGATGAATGGCTGGTGCTGATCTCCACAGAGTTGGATAGGAAGTGTGGAGACACTGCCTCTTCTACTCCAGGAAGTGACATCGCTTCACTCCTACTGAAGCAGCGGGAGGCAAGTCCCTCTGATGCTGCAGACGCCCCTGATATTCTGCCCTCTACACTGGATCCAGAGGAGGTGATGACGCCCAAGGCTTATGTAGACGGTCAGGATGTGATCTCCATGACTGCCAACCGGCTGAGTGCAGTAATCCAGGCCTTCTATATGTGCTGCTCCTGCCAGATGCCACATGG CATGACGTCTCCGCGTTTCATCGAGTTTGTTTGCAAGCATGATGAAGTACTTAAGTGTTTTGTAACCAG gaacccaaaaatcatatttaatcactTCCATTTCCTGCTGGAATGTCCAGAGCTCATGTCTCGATTCATGCACATAATCAAAGGCCAG ccgTTTAAGGACAGGTGTGAGTGGTTTTATGAACATCTCCTGGCTGGACAGCCTGACTCGGATATGGTCCATCGGCCCGTCAACGAGAATGACATTTTACTGATTCACAGAG AGTCCATATTCCGCAGCAGCTGTGAGGTCGTGTCCAAGTTCACCAATGAGAAGCTCAAGCAGGGCATTGCCGTACGCTTTCATGGTGAAGAGGGAATG ggtcaGGGGGTGGTGAGAGAGTGGTTTGACATTCTCTCTAATGAGATCATCAATCCAGACTACGCACTGTTCACACAATCGGCAGATG GCACTACATTTCAACCCAACAGTAACTCCTCTGTGAACCCAGACCATCTGAACTACTTCCGGTTTGCAGGTCAAATCCTTGGCCTGGCCCTGTACCATCGACAGCTGGTGAATATATACTTCACCCGCTCCTTCTATAAGCACATACTGG GTATCCCAGTGAATTATCAGGATGTCTCTTCCATTGATCCCGAATATGCCAAAAACCTGCAGTGGATTCTGGACAATGACATTAGTGACCTGGGCCTGGAGCTCACCTTTTCTGTGGAGACCGATGTGTTTGGAGCCATGGAAGAAGTTCCACTTAAACCAGGGGGAAGTAGTATACAGGTCACCCAAGATAACAAG gctgaGTATGTACAGCTTGTAACAGAGTTGAGGATGACTCGAGCCATTCAGCCTCAAATCAATGCTTTTCTGCAGGGCTTCCACACCTTTATTCCAGCCTCACTCATTCAGCTCTTTGATGAGTATGAACTG gagctGCTGCTGTCTGGCATGCCGGAGATTGATGTGATGGACTGGAAGAGAAACACAGAGTATACAAGTGGCTATGACCTCGAGGAGCCAGTCATCCAG TGGTTTTGGGAAGTAGTGGAGGGTCTCACTCAGGAGGAGAGAGTTCTCCTGTTACAGTTTGTCACTGGGAG TTCCCGTGTTCCACATGGTGGTTTTGCTTTTCTTATGGGTGGCAGTGGCTTACAGAAGTTCACCATTGCTGCTGTGCCCTACACATCCAACTTATTGCCTACCTCTAGTACCTG TATAAACATGCTGAAACTCCCAGAATACCCCAGCAAGGACGTCCTGCGTGACCGGTTGCTGGTTGCACTACATTGTGGAAGCTATGGTTACACCATGGCATGA